Proteins encoded in a region of the Haloglomus salinum genome:
- a CDS encoding 6-pyruvoyl trahydropterin synthase family protein — protein MTRSALEDELGGSGVAGTERVLRVGRDRPIRISTGHRILHHDGKCSRPHGHNYEIAVEVRGELTEEGWVVDKSDVTSVIDEWDHRFLVEAGDPLVEAFEASGDADALVVIDHPPTAEVMAVLLEERMLERFPDTVNDVAVEVAETGELCATY, from the coding sequence ATGACTCGAAGCGCACTCGAAGATGAACTCGGGGGGTCGGGGGTCGCCGGGACGGAGCGGGTCCTGCGGGTCGGTCGCGACCGCCCCATCCGCATCAGCACCGGCCACCGCATCCTGCACCACGACGGGAAGTGCAGCCGTCCGCACGGGCACAACTACGAGATAGCAGTCGAGGTCCGGGGCGAACTCACCGAGGAGGGCTGGGTCGTCGACAAGAGCGACGTGACGAGCGTCATCGACGAGTGGGACCACCGCTTCCTCGTCGAGGCCGGCGACCCGCTCGTCGAGGCGTTCGAGGCCAGCGGCGACGCCGACGCGCTCGTCGTCATCGACCACCCGCCGACGGCGGAGGTGATGGCCGTCCTCCTCGAAGAACGGATGCTCGAACGGTTCCCCGATACCGTCAACGACGTCGCCGTCGAGGTGGCCGAGACGGGCGAACTCTGCGCCACCTACTGA
- a CDS encoding 7-carboxy-7-deazaguanine synthase QueE, translating into MPVNANEETVPADAAADADTDAAAVPEDGTGLPINELFYSLQGEGKLAGMPTVFVRTSGCNLRCWFCDSYHTSWEPTHAWMDLDSIVEEVEGHDADHVVLTGGEPMMHEASADLLDRLGAAGYHTTVETNGTIYRDTHIDLASISPKLASSTPTPERDPTGEGEWAERHEGRRIDMDALARLVDAYDSQLKFVVTGPEDMAEITDLVERVRAATSTRVADSDVLLMPEGVTREHLEETRSTVAELAMKYGYRYTPRLHVDLWNDAPGT; encoded by the coding sequence ATGCCCGTCAACGCCAACGAGGAGACGGTTCCCGCGGACGCCGCTGCCGACGCCGATACCGACGCGGCGGCAGTCCCGGAGGACGGGACGGGACTCCCCATCAACGAGCTGTTCTACTCGTTGCAGGGCGAGGGGAAACTCGCGGGGATGCCGACCGTCTTCGTCCGCACCTCGGGCTGTAACCTCCGGTGCTGGTTCTGTGACTCGTACCACACCTCCTGGGAGCCGACCCACGCCTGGATGGACCTCGACAGCATCGTCGAGGAAGTCGAGGGCCACGACGCCGACCACGTCGTCCTCACGGGCGGCGAGCCGATGATGCACGAGGCGTCGGCCGACCTGCTCGACCGTCTCGGTGCTGCCGGCTACCACACGACCGTCGAGACGAACGGCACCATCTACCGCGATACCCACATCGACCTCGCGAGCATCAGCCCGAAACTCGCGAGCAGCACCCCGACGCCAGAGCGCGACCCGACGGGCGAGGGCGAGTGGGCCGAACGACACGAGGGCCGCCGCATCGATATGGATGCGCTCGCGCGGCTGGTGGACGCGTACGACAGTCAGCTGAAGTTCGTCGTCACCGGCCCCGAGGACATGGCCGAGATCACCGACCTCGTCGAGCGCGTCCGCGCCGCCACGAGCACCCGCGTCGCCGACTCCGATGTCCTCCTGATGCCCGAGGGCGTCACCCGCGAGCACCTCGAGGAGACCCGGTCCACGGTCGCCGAACTCGCGATGAAGTACGGCTACCGGTACACGCCGCGCCTGCACGTCGACCTCTGGAACGACGCCCCCGGCACCTGA
- a CDS encoding FAD-dependent oxidoreductase yields the protein MSAVSTDGDVQVLVVGAGVGGLSLAGFLDRAGLDPVVVEPSETLDAPRGPVACWPDTVALLTRLGIADGPGDLGQPVWTWTRRRPDGTVATRLDAAGEFGFVAVEYGRLRARLLDGLPDGTVHTGSTLRALDSGPGGVAVEFGNGVREQFDVVVGADGVRSRTRALLGGEGPAFCGTTSVALPLAPDAGLEGASEVWTDDGAVFRAVPVDDGAMGWLTLPTTAPGLGWSDTAAIEAAAPAIDWHLPAALAAADLGALWCGDDFHHTTACWAEDRVALLGDAAHAHHRLAAVGTALAVEDAAVLAAELVGRTDPPAARLAAYATRRRARFDGLGAGDDTASPLADIESPLTDRCPSILAVRGERFAACFGTDPPSPPVDTVPDDG from the coding sequence GTGAGCGCCGTGTCGACCGACGGCGACGTTCAGGTGCTGGTCGTCGGTGCCGGGGTCGGCGGGCTCTCGCTCGCCGGCTTCCTCGACCGTGCCGGACTCGACCCGGTGGTGGTCGAGCCTTCGGAGACGCTGGACGCTCCGCGTGGCCCCGTCGCCTGCTGGCCCGATACCGTGGCGTTGCTGACGCGACTCGGCATCGCCGACGGCCCTGGCGACCTCGGACAGCCCGTGTGGACGTGGACCCGACGCCGGCCGGACGGGACGGTCGCGACTCGACTCGACGCCGCCGGCGAGTTCGGCTTCGTCGCCGTCGAGTACGGGCGGTTGCGGGCCCGGTTGCTCGACGGACTGCCCGATGGGACCGTTCACACGGGCTCGACGCTCCGGGCCCTCGATTCGGGGCCCGGCGGCGTCGCGGTGGAGTTCGGGAACGGCGTCCGCGAGCAGTTCGACGTGGTCGTCGGCGCCGACGGGGTCCGGTCGCGCACCCGGGCGCTGCTCGGCGGCGAGGGCCCGGCCTTCTGTGGGACGACGAGCGTGGCGCTCCCGCTCGCGCCGGACGCCGGCCTCGAGGGCGCCAGCGAGGTCTGGACAGACGACGGCGCCGTGTTCCGGGCCGTTCCCGTCGACGACGGGGCGATGGGGTGGCTCACTCTCCCGACGACGGCCCCGGGTCTGGGCTGGAGCGACACCGCCGCCATCGAGGCCGCGGCGCCCGCTATCGACTGGCACCTCCCCGCGGCGCTCGCTGCCGCCGACCTCGGGGCGCTGTGGTGTGGGGACGACTTCCATCACACGACGGCCTGCTGGGCCGAGGACCGGGTCGCCCTCCTCGGGGATGCCGCCCACGCTCACCACCGCCTCGCGGCCGTGGGGACGGCGCTCGCCGTCGAGGACGCCGCGGTGCTGGCCGCGGAACTGGTCGGGCGGACGGACCCGCCGGCCGCGCGCCTCGCCGCCTACGCGACCCGTCGGCGGGCCCGGTTCGACGGGCTCGGTGCGGGTGACGACACGGCGTCGCCGCTCGCCGACATCGAGTCCCCGCTGACCGACCGCTGTCCGAGCATCCTCGCCGTGCGCGGCGAGCGGTTCGCCGCCTGCTTCGGCACCGACCCCCCCTCGCCACCGGTCGATACGGTTCCCGACGACGGATGA
- a CDS encoding PAS domain S-box protein has protein sequence MGTEGAGELELLVVAGERSFGRAVVDGLEAARTGVTATLLGPGADPVDRATASEADGLVVGSGVETPVAVVRRSTDEPGQPVVLLANAGDESTVDDALAAGAADVFPETAAERQCARIVDRIAALAEDGPDTTDDASGGPAADGTAADRSAGDTVTDERPYREVFENVSDGLVVHEPDTGEILDVNERFCEMNGYDRSELVGDDISLVTEPGEAYDEAAAQEKIAQARREGTQLFEWRNQRRDGETYPVEVHLAVVQLDGSERVLASVRDITERRALERTYQDVFESVSDGLVVHDPESGEIRDVNQQYCELTGYDPSELVGSNIRLVLPDDPEYGFERAVEYIERARETGPQLFEFEGQRKDGDRFVAEVSLTTVELRGEEQVLASVRDITERKRREREYEQIFDGVNDSIVIQDPETAQPLDANQSFLDRLGYESVAEIREGGFDELSATDAGYTREQARELCQRVIETGESETVEWQQETKAGDRRWIEATVDAAVIGGEERVLSIQRDVTERKRRERRLRLIADHLDEIIYLATADFSEILYINPAYEEIYGQPVAALAENPQAFVEAAHPADRDRYRADVEELVADIEAGDPEDIYEGQYRLQRDGETRWVDIGRFPIENEAGVVDRIVGRVQDITERERSEQRLRTIAERVDEIIYLANTDLTEVTYVNSAYADIYGRPTEELHEDPRAFIEAMHPEDREPYESELEAMLADIEAGDPDDRYEFDFRIQRPDGEVRWLDATGYPILDETDQPDQFVGVVKDVTERHQREQTLETFHEATRELTATDSQEAACRQAVQAAERVLGFPLVTAYLYSEESGALEPAAVAAQLADLEGDPPSFGPGDSLPWQVFVEGEAVTRSEPTPPVYGPGVPGPDIVLPMGSHGVMLVGAPDEQFGAEEVELAQILAATLEAALNHVAGERALAEREAELQRQQARADQLEQLNTIIRDIEQATVEQSSRAGIEEAVCERLVDVDRHDVVWVAEPAVGDDGLVPRTSAGGAEGYVDGLTSVVGSAADPGGHPAVAAHRTGELHAVENVATDISGGEWRKHALGHGVQSVVAVPIRYETTTHGVLTVASADPDAFDEATRDVLAELGRSIGYAITVTEREQALESDGTTELEFDVADEGLFMIRGATTADCRVALERTIRRTGGSFSMFYTVEGAEPAAVVDLADAAPSVATAQVVSSNEAGAGGLVEVTAPTWFGSVFTEHGAVVREATATPDGGTLLVEAPRGTDVRALVEGFQERYPDAELVAQRQRDRTIRSLFELQDALETELTDRQWEALETAYSAGYFSWPRETSGQEVAELLGVSQPTFNKHLRIAEQSAFRMLLDREYPAADE, from the coding sequence ATGGGTACGGAGGGTGCGGGGGAACTAGAGCTTCTGGTCGTGGCCGGAGAGCGGTCGTTCGGGCGGGCGGTGGTCGACGGGCTCGAGGCCGCCCGGACGGGCGTCACGGCGACGCTCCTCGGCCCCGGCGCCGACCCCGTCGACCGGGCCACGGCGAGCGAGGCCGACGGACTCGTGGTCGGCAGCGGCGTCGAGACGCCGGTCGCGGTCGTGCGGCGGAGCACGGACGAACCGGGGCAGCCGGTCGTCCTGCTGGCGAACGCCGGGGACGAGTCGACCGTCGACGACGCCCTCGCGGCCGGCGCTGCCGATGTCTTCCCGGAGACAGCGGCCGAGCGCCAGTGTGCGCGCATCGTCGACCGCATCGCGGCGCTCGCCGAGGACGGTCCGGACACGACCGACGATGCGAGCGGCGGCCCGGCGGCGGACGGGACGGCTGCCGACCGGTCGGCGGGCGACACGGTCACGGACGAGCGGCCGTATCGCGAGGTGTTCGAGAACGTCTCGGACGGACTGGTCGTCCACGAGCCCGACACGGGCGAGATTCTCGACGTGAACGAGCGGTTCTGCGAGATGAACGGCTACGACCGTTCGGAGCTGGTCGGCGACGATATCAGCCTCGTGACGGAGCCCGGCGAGGCGTACGACGAGGCGGCGGCCCAGGAGAAGATAGCGCAGGCCCGCCGCGAGGGAACGCAGCTGTTCGAGTGGCGCAACCAGCGTCGCGACGGTGAGACCTATCCCGTCGAGGTCCACCTCGCGGTGGTGCAGCTGGACGGGAGCGAGCGGGTGCTGGCATCCGTCCGTGACATCACCGAGCGGCGAGCGCTGGAGCGGACCTACCAGGATGTCTTCGAGAGCGTCAGCGACGGCCTCGTCGTCCACGACCCCGAGAGCGGGGAGATACGCGACGTGAACCAGCAGTACTGCGAGCTGACGGGGTACGACCCGTCGGAGCTGGTGGGGTCGAACATCCGGCTCGTCCTCCCCGACGACCCCGAGTACGGGTTCGAGCGGGCCGTGGAGTACATCGAACGCGCCCGCGAGACGGGACCACAGCTGTTCGAGTTCGAGGGCCAGCGCAAGGACGGCGACAGGTTCGTCGCGGAGGTCAGCCTCACCACCGTCGAACTCCGCGGCGAGGAGCAGGTGCTCGCGAGCGTCCGCGACATCACCGAGCGCAAGCGCCGCGAACGGGAGTACGAGCAGATATTCGACGGGGTCAACGACTCCATCGTCATCCAGGACCCCGAGACCGCACAGCCGCTCGACGCCAACCAGTCGTTCCTGGACCGGCTCGGCTACGAGTCGGTCGCGGAGATCCGCGAGGGCGGATTCGACGAACTCAGCGCGACCGATGCCGGCTACACCAGAGAGCAGGCCCGGGAGCTGTGCCAGCGCGTCATCGAGACGGGCGAGTCCGAGACAGTCGAGTGGCAACAGGAGACGAAGGCGGGCGACCGCCGGTGGATAGAGGCGACCGTCGATGCGGCAGTCATCGGGGGCGAGGAGCGGGTCCTGTCGATACAGCGCGACGTGACCGAGCGCAAGCGCCGCGAGCGCCGGCTCCGCCTCATCGCCGACCACCTCGACGAGATCATCTACCTCGCCACCGCCGACTTCTCCGAGATACTCTACATCAACCCGGCGTACGAGGAGATATACGGCCAGCCGGTCGCGGCGCTGGCGGAGAACCCGCAGGCGTTCGTCGAGGCCGCCCATCCGGCGGACCGGGACCGGTACCGTGCCGACGTCGAGGAGCTCGTCGCGGACATCGAGGCCGGCGACCCCGAGGACATCTACGAGGGGCAGTATCGGCTCCAGCGCGACGGGGAGACCCGCTGGGTGGACATCGGCCGGTTCCCCATCGAGAACGAGGCTGGCGTCGTCGACCGCATCGTGGGGCGGGTACAGGACATCACCGAGCGCGAGCGCAGCGAACAGCGGCTCCGGACCATCGCCGAGCGGGTCGACGAGATTATCTACCTCGCCAACACCGACCTGACCGAGGTCACGTACGTCAACTCGGCGTACGCCGACATCTACGGGCGCCCGACCGAGGAGTTACACGAGGACCCGCGGGCGTTCATCGAGGCGATGCATCCAGAGGACCGCGAACCGTACGAGTCGGAGCTCGAGGCGATGTTGGCCGACATCGAGGCCGGCGACCCCGACGACCGCTACGAGTTCGACTTCCGCATCCAGCGCCCCGACGGCGAGGTACGGTGGCTGGACGCGACCGGCTACCCCATCCTCGACGAGACCGACCAGCCGGACCAGTTCGTCGGCGTCGTCAAGGACGTCACCGAGCGCCACCAGCGCGAGCAGACACTGGAGACATTCCACGAGGCCACCCGTGAGCTCACCGCCACCGACTCCCAGGAGGCGGCCTGCCGGCAGGCCGTGCAGGCCGCCGAGCGCGTGCTCGGCTTCCCACTGGTGACGGCGTACCTGTATTCGGAGGAGTCGGGCGCCCTCGAACCGGCGGCGGTGGCCGCGCAGCTGGCCGACCTCGAGGGCGACCCGCCGTCGTTCGGCCCCGGCGACTCGCTACCCTGGCAGGTGTTCGTCGAGGGGGAGGCGGTCACCCGCTCGGAGCCGACACCCCCGGTGTACGGCCCTGGCGTCCCCGGCCCGGACATCGTACTCCCGATGGGCTCGCACGGGGTGATGCTGGTCGGCGCCCCCGACGAGCAGTTCGGTGCCGAGGAGGTCGAACTCGCACAGATTCTGGCCGCAACCCTCGAGGCCGCACTGAACCACGTCGCCGGCGAGCGCGCACTCGCCGAGCGCGAGGCGGAACTCCAGCGCCAGCAGGCACGCGCCGACCAGCTCGAACAGCTCAACACCATCATCAGGGACATCGAGCAGGCGACGGTCGAGCAGTCCTCGCGGGCGGGTATCGAGGAGGCCGTCTGCGAGCGCCTCGTCGATGTCGACCGCCACGACGTGGTGTGGGTCGCCGAGCCGGCCGTCGGCGACGACGGCCTCGTGCCCCGGACCAGTGCCGGCGGGGCCGAGGGGTACGTCGACGGGCTGACGAGCGTCGTCGGCTCGGCAGCCGACCCCGGTGGCCACCCGGCGGTCGCGGCCCATCGGACCGGCGAGCTGCACGCGGTCGAGAACGTCGCGACCGACATCTCGGGCGGCGAGTGGCGGAAACACGCCCTCGGACACGGCGTCCAGTCGGTCGTGGCCGTCCCCATCCGCTACGAGACGACGACCCACGGCGTGCTGACGGTCGCCTCGGCCGACCCGGACGCCTTCGACGAGGCGACGCGCGACGTGCTCGCGGAACTCGGCCGCTCCATCGGCTACGCCATCACCGTCACCGAGCGCGAGCAGGCGCTGGAATCCGACGGCACCACCGAACTGGAGTTCGACGTAGCCGACGAGGGCCTGTTCATGATTCGAGGCGCGACGACCGCCGACTGCCGGGTCGCCCTCGAGCGCACCATCCGGCGGACCGGCGGGTCGTTCTCGATGTTCTACACGGTCGAGGGGGCCGAGCCGGCGGCCGTGGTCGACCTGGCCGACGCGGCCCCGAGCGTCGCGACGGCACAGGTCGTCAGCAGCAACGAGGCGGGGGCAGGCGGCCTCGTCGAGGTGACCGCCCCCACCTGGTTCGGCTCCGTGTTCACCGAACACGGCGCCGTCGTCCGCGAGGCCACCGCCACGCCCGACGGGGGGACACTGCTGGTCGAGGCGCCCCGCGGAACGGACGTGCGGGCGCTCGTCGAGGGGTTCCAGGAGCGCTATCCCGACGCGGAACTCGTCGCCCAGCGCCAGCGCGACCGGACCATCCGGTCGCTGTTCGAACTGCAGGACGCCCTCGAGACCGAACTGACGGACCGCCAGTGGGAGGCGCTCGAGACGGCATACTCGGCCGGCTACTTCAGCTGGCCGCGAGAGACCAGCGGGCAGGAGGTGGCCGAACTGCTCGGCGTCTCGCAGCCCACGTTCAACAAACACCTCCGCATCGCCGAACAGTCGGCGTTCCGGATGCTTCTCGACCGGGAGTACCCGGCGGCCGACGAGTAG
- a CDS encoding ArsR/SmtB family transcription factor, protein MAPQSVFPHREAVEREEVPSEAVSLDDAGDVVNALTSETARKLVDRIYAEPGTASDLAEDVDTSLQNVQYHLGRLETAGVVEVVGTWYSQRGNDMDVYGPSNEPLVIVAGPLDSEAVVEEATVESPADEDQSPVAIGPTPAPETVPDATAPDRP, encoded by the coding sequence ATGGCGCCCCAGTCCGTCTTCCCGCACCGCGAGGCGGTCGAGCGGGAGGAGGTCCCGTCCGAGGCCGTCTCGCTGGACGACGCCGGCGACGTGGTCAACGCGCTCACGAGCGAGACCGCCCGGAAACTGGTCGACCGCATCTACGCCGAGCCCGGGACGGCCTCCGACCTCGCCGAGGACGTCGACACCTCCCTGCAGAACGTCCAGTACCACCTCGGCCGCCTCGAGACCGCCGGCGTCGTCGAGGTCGTCGGCACGTGGTACTCCCAGCGCGGGAACGACATGGACGTGTACGGCCCGAGCAACGAACCGCTGGTCATCGTCGCCGGCCCGCTGGACTCCGAGGCAGTCGTCGAGGAGGCGACGGTCGAGTCACCCGCCGACGAGGACCAGTCACCCGTCGCCATCGGCCCTACCCCTGCCCCCGAGACGGTCCCGGATGCGACGGCTCCCGACCGCCCCTAA
- a CDS encoding DUF7562 family protein — protein MSRWQRFPSTADSTVDCIACGETVARSDAREYDRHGDRWDRDDKRFEYLCKPCDDARCHLPRDGLEETLVEAGAGEVGRDAFLRSFLQLDGQTADAESDW, from the coding sequence ATGTCCCGCTGGCAACGCTTCCCCTCCACCGCGGATTCGACGGTCGACTGCATCGCCTGCGGCGAGACCGTGGCCCGCTCCGACGCGCGCGAGTACGACCGCCACGGCGACCGCTGGGACCGCGACGACAAGCGGTTCGAGTACCTCTGCAAGCCCTGCGACGACGCGCGATGTCACCTGCCCCGCGACGGCCTCGAGGAGACGCTGGTCGAGGCCGGCGCCGGCGAGGTCGGCCGCGACGCGTTCCTCCGCTCGTTCCTGCAGCTCGACGGGCAGACGGCCGACGCGGAGTCGGATTGGTAA
- a CDS encoding SDR family NAD(P)-dependent oxidoreductase has product MSRLDGERIVVTGASAGLGEEMALRYSEEGARVALLSRSEADLRAVADDAAGETLVRPTDVTDAEQVGDAVDAVVDAWGGVDTLVNNAGIGLLSLYGEGRPFHEIDDADWQRIIDVNLHGVFNCTKAVVPHMLDQGRGNLVNISSGLGRYAAPGYAPYNTSKHGLEGLNKTLALDYEDAGINANCLDPGGRVATGFWDHLPADEQGEILDADVMNEAAVLLAEQGPDGVTGESMPADEWEARLG; this is encoded by the coding sequence ATGAGCCGACTCGACGGCGAACGGATCGTGGTCACGGGTGCGAGCGCGGGACTCGGCGAGGAGATGGCACTGCGCTACAGCGAGGAGGGAGCCCGCGTCGCCCTGCTTTCGCGGAGCGAGGCGGACCTCCGGGCCGTCGCCGACGACGCGGCTGGCGAGACGCTCGTGCGTCCGACGGACGTGACCGACGCCGAGCAGGTCGGCGACGCTGTCGACGCCGTCGTCGATGCCTGGGGCGGCGTGGACACGCTGGTCAACAACGCGGGCATCGGCCTCCTCAGTCTCTACGGCGAGGGGCGGCCGTTCCACGAGATCGACGACGCGGACTGGCAACGTATCATCGACGTGAACCTCCACGGCGTCTTCAACTGTACGAAGGCCGTCGTCCCCCACATGCTCGACCAGGGTCGGGGGAACCTCGTGAACATCTCCTCGGGGCTGGGTCGATACGCGGCCCCCGGCTACGCGCCGTACAACACCTCCAAGCACGGGCTGGAGGGGCTGAACAAGACACTCGCGCTCGACTACGAGGACGCGGGTATCAACGCCAACTGTCTCGACCCCGGCGGCCGCGTCGCGACCGGGTTCTGGGACCACCTCCCCGCGGACGAACAGGGTGAGATCCTCGACGCGGACGTGATGAACGAGGCCGCGGTGCTGCTGGCCGAACAGGGTCCCGACGGCGTCACCGGCGAGTCGATGCCGGCCGACGAGTGGGAGGCGCGCCTCGGCTGA
- a CDS encoding CAP domain-containing protein, which produces MVRERKGVAAAIYECEHCGATPGVSYHDDGTCSGAILSIDDEWRCGGCGARIAPTSRCPDCGHDIRPRKYQLPLDRHPADTTANMERAIHEATNRRREQHDCGTLSYSDHLAAVALQHSRDMAERDFFDHTSPDGEDAAGRYRRFGHDDRSVGENIARRHPLPTASATDIAAAVVDGWMNSPGHRENLLRERFEAEGLGVFVDTDGAVYATQNFR; this is translated from the coding sequence ATGGTGCGCGAACGGAAGGGGGTCGCTGCCGCCATCTACGAGTGCGAGCACTGCGGCGCGACGCCCGGGGTGAGCTACCACGACGACGGCACCTGCAGCGGAGCGATTCTCTCGATAGACGACGAGTGGCGCTGTGGCGGCTGTGGGGCGCGTATCGCGCCGACAAGCCGGTGTCCCGACTGCGGGCACGACATCAGGCCGCGCAAGTACCAGCTCCCGCTCGACCGTCACCCGGCGGACACCACCGCGAACATGGAACGGGCCATCCACGAGGCGACGAACCGGCGGCGCGAGCAACACGACTGCGGGACGCTCTCGTACAGCGACCACCTCGCCGCCGTCGCGCTCCAGCACAGCCGGGACATGGCCGAGCGCGACTTCTTCGACCACACCTCGCCCGACGGCGAGGACGCGGCCGGGCGGTACCGCCGGTTCGGCCACGACGACCGCAGCGTCGGCGAGAACATCGCCCGGCGCCACCCGCTCCCCACGGCGTCGGCGACCGACATCGCGGCCGCGGTCGTCGACGGGTGGATGAACTCGCCCGGCCACCGCGAGAACCTCCTCCGGGAGCGCTTCGAGGCCGAGGGACTCGGCGTCTTCGTCGACACGGACGGCGCCGTCTACGCGACGCAGAATTTCCGGTAG
- a CDS encoding VWA domain-containing protein, translating to MGLDINASTNLDEIFVGQGTTANGSVNFEITGRTQEYPLHIAFCVDTSGSMSQEVDATGLTGIVKSALSDSDGPSKMDVAKEGLKNALGELSPDDSFGIVSFSSSASTAVSSTSGSRAGGVDSDINSMSAGGGTSIDAGLDRSREMLKRMPSEEAVEWIVLISDGKGSVPRDRDLQRNYSDEGIVIQAAGVGDAYDRDQMLSLAQQTQGELEDIESPKNLGQFFKREVRNAKQVVALDAELELHPSDLTTINEVYYSLAEQTSTVDPEWRGDTCVVDLGDVNHENPPEVALEMDVDAEDADPDLSATLVEAVLSTRRDSARDEMTTTVDLSGIGPGGEDEEKEEEAAKPTPPDPDFIVKKVSTLSQDGKLDEARRYLEENKQHLPERKYQEAKDLIDDGDVSGLGKL from the coding sequence ATGGGGCTCGACATCAACGCGAGCACGAATCTGGACGAGATATTCGTGGGGCAGGGGACGACGGCGAACGGCTCGGTGAACTTCGAGATCACCGGCCGGACCCAGGAGTACCCGCTCCACATCGCCTTCTGTGTCGACACCAGCGGCTCGATGAGCCAGGAGGTCGACGCCACCGGGCTGACCGGTATCGTCAAGTCAGCGCTCTCCGACTCGGACGGCCCGAGCAAGATGGACGTCGCGAAGGAGGGGCTGAAGAACGCCCTCGGCGAGCTCTCGCCCGACGACAGTTTCGGTATCGTCTCCTTCAGCAGCAGCGCCAGCACCGCGGTCAGTTCGACCAGCGGCAGCCGCGCTGGCGGGGTCGACTCCGACATCAACTCGATGAGCGCCGGCGGCGGCACCAGCATCGACGCCGGGCTGGACCGGTCCCGGGAGATGCTCAAGCGGATGCCCAGCGAGGAGGCCGTCGAGTGGATCGTGCTCATCTCCGACGGGAAGGGAAGCGTCCCGAGGGACCGGGACCTGCAGCGCAACTACAGCGACGAGGGCATCGTCATCCAGGCGGCCGGCGTCGGTGACGCCTACGACCGCGACCAGATGCTGTCGCTCGCCCAGCAGACCCAGGGCGAACTCGAGGACATCGAGTCCCCGAAGAACCTGGGCCAGTTCTTCAAGCGGGAGGTACGCAACGCGAAGCAGGTCGTCGCACTCGACGCCGAACTGGAGCTCCACCCCTCCGACCTCACGACCATCAACGAGGTGTACTACTCGCTGGCCGAGCAGACCAGTACCGTCGACCCGGAGTGGCGTGGCGACACCTGCGTCGTCGACCTCGGGGACGTGAACCACGAGAACCCGCCGGAGGTCGCCCTCGAGATGGATGTCGACGCCGAGGACGCGGACCCAGACCTGTCGGCGACGCTCGTCGAGGCCGTCCTCAGCACCCGCCGGGACAGCGCCCGCGACGAGATGACGACGACCGTCGACCTCTCGGGAATTGGTCCGGGTGGCGAAGATGAAGAAAAAGAGGAAGAGGCAGCCAAGCCCACCCCACCGGACCCGGATTTCATCGTCAAGAAGGTCTCGACCCTCTCACAGGACGGGAAACTCGACGAGGCCCGTCGCTATCTCGAGGAGAACAAGCAGCACCTCCCGGAGCGGAAGTACCAGGAGGCGAAGGACCTGATCGACGACGGGGACGTTTCGGGACTGGGCAAGCTCTGA
- a CDS encoding J domain-containing protein — protein sequence MSDADPLTGDEPYEVLGVSRDDSLEAIRKKKEELLTEYRSRMREVRQDRDNEAFKESAEAVGEIEQAWEWLEGNHEPVDTDGPSNEAAAALDLPADAAPGTIEARRDRLLDEHRDRMRKARHEDDNEGFKTAANRIEEIERAAERLLAERSEPEAGQESTSDRAADPGSDGPALSAADPYELLGLSRDASEAELAARRDELVVEYTARLTPETYADEPWRFRQALRATAAVDDAWRAIEGDGTTDGE from the coding sequence ATGTCAGACGCCGACCCGCTCACCGGGGACGAACCCTACGAGGTGCTGGGCGTGTCCCGCGACGACTCGCTCGAAGCCATCCGGAAGAAGAAGGAGGAGCTGCTCACCGAGTACCGCAGCCGGATGCGCGAGGTACGGCAGGACAGGGACAACGAGGCGTTCAAAGAGAGTGCGGAGGCAGTCGGGGAAATCGAGCAGGCCTGGGAGTGGCTGGAAGGGAACCACGAACCCGTCGACACGGACGGACCGTCGAACGAGGCGGCGGCGGCCCTCGACCTGCCGGCGGATGCGGCCCCCGGAACCATCGAGGCACGCCGGGACCGGTTGCTGGACGAGCACCGCGATCGGATGCGGAAAGCGAGACACGAGGACGACAACGAGGGGTTCAAAACGGCGGCGAACCGGATCGAGGAGATCGAGCGGGCGGCCGAGCGACTGCTGGCCGAGCGCAGCGAACCTGAGGCCGGGCAGGAGAGCACCAGCGACCGAGCGGCCGACCCGGGGAGCGACGGACCGGCCCTCTCGGCGGCGGACCCGTACGAACTGCTCGGGCTGTCTCGTGACGCGTCCGAGGCGGAACTCGCGGCGCGGCGGGACGAACTGGTCGTCGAGTACACCGCCCGCCTGACGCCCGAGACGTACGCGGACGAGCCATGGCGCTTCCGGCAGGCCCTGCGCGCGACGGCTGCGGTCGACGACGCCTGGCGCGCTATCGAGGGCGACGGGACGACCGACGGCGAGTGA